A region from the Cuculus canorus isolate bCucCan1 chromosome 14, bCucCan1.pri, whole genome shotgun sequence genome encodes:
- the SLC6A7 gene encoding sodium-dependent proline transporter isoform X1, giving the protein MKKIRQQHLREPMTPELLVSPSSQEGDLGSECPEDRGNWTGRLDFLLSCIGYCVGLGNVWRFPYRAYTNGGGAFLVPYFIMLAICGIPIFFMELSLGQFSSLGPLAVWKISPLFKGVGMGTILIVSLVAIYYNMIIAYVLFYLFASLTSDLPWQHCGNWWNTDLCLDHHVIKAGNTTLPVNITNTVSPSEEYWSRYVLHIQGSSGIGDPGRIRWNLCLCLLLSWTIVYLCILKGVKSSGKVRAGWSLLRDLQRCPLEPALVCASGRVRPMKNISRTQATSGMASHPDASRANTSGPAASPGPQLRRVMPSDAVSRPGLWGTAMLSPSALPAVSALLQVVYFTATFPYLILVMLLIRGVTLEGAWKGIRFYLTPQFDHLLSSKVWIEAALQIFYSLGVGFGGLLTFASYNTFHQNIYRDTFIVTLGNAITSILAGFAIFSVLGYMSQELGVPVNQVAKAGPGLAFVVYPQAMTMLPLSPFWSFLFFFMLLTLGLDSQFAFMETIVTAVTDEFPYYLRPKKASFSAVICIALFLMGLILTTEGGMYWLVLLDDYSAGFGLMVVVITTCLVVTRVYGMKRFCRDIHMMLGFKPGPYFRACWMVLSPATMMALLVYNIVKYQPSEYGSYRFPTWAEVLGILMGVLSCLMIPLGMVVAVLQEEGTLWERVRQASRPTMDWGPSLEENRTGMYVASLAGSQSPKPLMVHMRKYGGITSFENTAIEVDREIEEEEESMM; this is encoded by the exons ATGAAGAAGATTCGGCAGCAACATCTTCGGGAG CCGATGACACCAGAGCTCCTGGTGAGCCCCAGCAGCCAGGAAGGGGACCTGGGTTCTGAGTGCCCAGAAGACAGAGGGAACTGGACGGGGCGGCTGgatttcctcctctcctgcatTGGATACTGTGTGGGCCTCGGAAACGTCTGGAGGTTCCCCTACAGGGCTTACACCAATGGAGGAG GAGCTTTCCTGGTTCCTTACTTCATCATGCTGGCCATCTGCGGGATCCCCATCTTCTTCATGGAGCTGTCACTTGGCCAGTTCTCCAGCCTGGGGCCACTTGCTGTTTGGAAGATAAGCCCTCTCTTTAAAG gcGTTGGCATGGGCACGATCCTCATCGTTTCCCTGGTGGCCATTTACTACAATATGATCATTGCTTATGTTCTCTTCTACCTCTTTGCATCCCTCACAAGCGACTTGCCCTGGCAGCACTGCGGCAACTGGTGGAACACCGACCTGTGCCTGGACCACCACGTCATCAAGGCGGGGAACACCACCCTCCCCGTCAACATCACCAACACTGTCAGCCCTAGCGAGGAGTACTGGAG CCGATATGTCCTGCACATCCAAGGGAGCTCTGGGATTGGAGATCCTGGGAGGATCCGCTGGAACCTGTGTCTGTGCCTACTCCTTTCTTGGACAATTGTCTATCTGTGCATCCTAAAGGGAGTCAAATCCTCTGGCAAGGTAAGGGCTGGATGGTCTCTTTTGCGAGACCTACAGCGATGCCCACTAGAGCCTGCACTTGTGTGTGCATCTGGGAGAGTGAGACCCATGAAGAACATCAGCAGGACGCAGGCCACTTCAGGGATGGCTTCACACCCAGATGCCAGCAGGGCTAACACCAGTGGCCCTGCTGCATCTCCAGGACCGCAGCTTCGCAGGGTGATGCCAAGCGATGCAGTGTCCCGTCCTGGACTATGGGGGACAGCCATGCTCTCAccctcagctctcccagctgtttctgctctcctgcaggtAGTGTACTTCACCGCCACTTTCCCATACCTCATCTTGGTGATGCTGCTTATTCGTGGTGTGACGCTGGAGGGGGCCTGGAAGGGGATCCGTTTTTACCTCACACCCCAGTTTGATCACTTGTTGTCTTCCAAG GTATGGATTGAGGCAGCCCTGCAGATATTCTACTCCCTTGGGGTAGGCTTCGGGGGCCTCCTCACCTTCGCCTCATACAACACCTTCCATCAGAATATCTACAG GGACACCTTCATAGTGACTCTGGGCAATGCCATCACCAGCATCCTGGCAGGGTTTGCCATCTTCTCCGTTTTGGGATACATGTCCCAGGAGCTTGGGGTCCCAGTTAACCAGGTGGCAAAAGCAG GTCCTGGCCTGGCTTTTGTGGTGTACCCCCAGGCCATGACAATGCTTCCTCTTTCTCCATTCTGGTCTTTCCTGTTCTTCTTCATGCTGTTAACCTTGGGCCTGGACAGCCAG TTTGCCTTTATGGAGACTATTGTTACGGCAGTGACAGATGAATTTCCCTACTACCTGCGGCCTAAAAAAGCTTCTTTCTCAGCTGTCATCTGCATTGCCCTCTTTCTGATGGGTCTCATCCTCACAACAGAG GGTGGGATGTACTGGCTTGTCCTCCTGGATGACTACAGTGCTGGCTTTGGTCTCATGGTGGTGGTGATCACTACGTGCCTCGTGGTGACACGTGTCTATG GCATGAAGAGGTTCTGCCGAGATATCCACATGATGCTGGGCTTCAAACCAGGGCCCTACTTCAGAGCCTGTTGGATGGTCCTGTCACCAGCAACAATGATG GCTCTGCTGGTTTACAACATTGTCAAGTATCAGCCTTCTGAGTATGGCAGCTACCGCTTCCCCACCTGGGCCGAGGTCTTGGGCATCCTCATGGGAgtcctttcctgcctgatgaTTCCCCTGGGCATGGTGGTGGCTGTGCTCCAAGAAGAAGGGACGCTGTGGGAG CGAGTCCGGCAGGCCAGCCGACCCACCATGGACTGGGGCCCATCGCTGGAGGAAAACAGGACTGGCATGTACGTGGCGAGCCTGGCTGGCAGCCAGTCCCCCAAGCCGCTGATGGTCCACATGCGGAAATACGGGGGCATCACCAGCTTTGAGAATACGGCCATCGAGGTGGACCGAGAGatagaggaagaggaggagtcCATGATGTGA
- the SLC6A7 gene encoding sodium-dependent proline transporter isoform X2 has product MKKIRQQHLREPMTPELLVSPSSQEGDLGSECPEDRGNWTGRLDFLLSCIGYCVGLGNVWRFPYRAYTNGGGAFLVPYFIMLAICGIPIFFMELSLGQFSSLGPLAVWKISPLFKGVGMGTILIVSLVAIYYNMIIAYVLFYLFASLTSDLPWQHCGNWWNTDLCLDHHVIKAGNTTLPVNITNTVSPSEEYWSRYVLHIQGSSGIGDPGRIRWNLCLCLLLSWTIVYLCILKGVKSSGKVVYFTATFPYLILVMLLIRGVTLEGAWKGIRFYLTPQFDHLLSSKVWIEAALQIFYSLGVGFGGLLTFASYNTFHQNIYRDTFIVTLGNAITSILAGFAIFSVLGYMSQELGVPVNQVAKAGPGLAFVVYPQAMTMLPLSPFWSFLFFFMLLTLGLDSQFAFMETIVTAVTDEFPYYLRPKKASFSAVICIALFLMGLILTTEGGMYWLVLLDDYSAGFGLMVVVITTCLVVTRVYGMKRFCRDIHMMLGFKPGPYFRACWMVLSPATMMALLVYNIVKYQPSEYGSYRFPTWAEVLGILMGVLSCLMIPLGMVVAVLQEEGTLWERVRQASRPTMDWGPSLEENRTGMYVASLAGSQSPKPLMVHMRKYGGITSFENTAIEVDREIEEEEESMM; this is encoded by the exons ATGAAGAAGATTCGGCAGCAACATCTTCGGGAG CCGATGACACCAGAGCTCCTGGTGAGCCCCAGCAGCCAGGAAGGGGACCTGGGTTCTGAGTGCCCAGAAGACAGAGGGAACTGGACGGGGCGGCTGgatttcctcctctcctgcatTGGATACTGTGTGGGCCTCGGAAACGTCTGGAGGTTCCCCTACAGGGCTTACACCAATGGAGGAG GAGCTTTCCTGGTTCCTTACTTCATCATGCTGGCCATCTGCGGGATCCCCATCTTCTTCATGGAGCTGTCACTTGGCCAGTTCTCCAGCCTGGGGCCACTTGCTGTTTGGAAGATAAGCCCTCTCTTTAAAG gcGTTGGCATGGGCACGATCCTCATCGTTTCCCTGGTGGCCATTTACTACAATATGATCATTGCTTATGTTCTCTTCTACCTCTTTGCATCCCTCACAAGCGACTTGCCCTGGCAGCACTGCGGCAACTGGTGGAACACCGACCTGTGCCTGGACCACCACGTCATCAAGGCGGGGAACACCACCCTCCCCGTCAACATCACCAACACTGTCAGCCCTAGCGAGGAGTACTGGAG CCGATATGTCCTGCACATCCAAGGGAGCTCTGGGATTGGAGATCCTGGGAGGATCCGCTGGAACCTGTGTCTGTGCCTACTCCTTTCTTGGACAATTGTCTATCTGTGCATCCTAAAGGGAGTCAAATCCTCTGGCAAG gtAGTGTACTTCACCGCCACTTTCCCATACCTCATCTTGGTGATGCTGCTTATTCGTGGTGTGACGCTGGAGGGGGCCTGGAAGGGGATCCGTTTTTACCTCACACCCCAGTTTGATCACTTGTTGTCTTCCAAG GTATGGATTGAGGCAGCCCTGCAGATATTCTACTCCCTTGGGGTAGGCTTCGGGGGCCTCCTCACCTTCGCCTCATACAACACCTTCCATCAGAATATCTACAG GGACACCTTCATAGTGACTCTGGGCAATGCCATCACCAGCATCCTGGCAGGGTTTGCCATCTTCTCCGTTTTGGGATACATGTCCCAGGAGCTTGGGGTCCCAGTTAACCAGGTGGCAAAAGCAG GTCCTGGCCTGGCTTTTGTGGTGTACCCCCAGGCCATGACAATGCTTCCTCTTTCTCCATTCTGGTCTTTCCTGTTCTTCTTCATGCTGTTAACCTTGGGCCTGGACAGCCAG TTTGCCTTTATGGAGACTATTGTTACGGCAGTGACAGATGAATTTCCCTACTACCTGCGGCCTAAAAAAGCTTCTTTCTCAGCTGTCATCTGCATTGCCCTCTTTCTGATGGGTCTCATCCTCACAACAGAG GGTGGGATGTACTGGCTTGTCCTCCTGGATGACTACAGTGCTGGCTTTGGTCTCATGGTGGTGGTGATCACTACGTGCCTCGTGGTGACACGTGTCTATG GCATGAAGAGGTTCTGCCGAGATATCCACATGATGCTGGGCTTCAAACCAGGGCCCTACTTCAGAGCCTGTTGGATGGTCCTGTCACCAGCAACAATGATG GCTCTGCTGGTTTACAACATTGTCAAGTATCAGCCTTCTGAGTATGGCAGCTACCGCTTCCCCACCTGGGCCGAGGTCTTGGGCATCCTCATGGGAgtcctttcctgcctgatgaTTCCCCTGGGCATGGTGGTGGCTGTGCTCCAAGAAGAAGGGACGCTGTGGGAG CGAGTCCGGCAGGCCAGCCGACCCACCATGGACTGGGGCCCATCGCTGGAGGAAAACAGGACTGGCATGTACGTGGCGAGCCTGGCTGGCAGCCAGTCCCCCAAGCCGCTGATGGTCCACATGCGGAAATACGGGGGCATCACCAGCTTTGAGAATACGGCCATCGAGGTGGACCGAGAGatagaggaagaggaggagtcCATGATGTGA